A part of Saccopteryx bilineata isolate mSacBil1 chromosome 10, mSacBil1_pri_phased_curated, whole genome shotgun sequence genomic DNA contains:
- the NKTR gene encoding NK-tumor recognition protein isoform X2 yields MGAQDRPQCHFDIEINREPVGRIMFQLFSDICPKTCKNFLCLCSGEKGLGKTTGKKLCYKGSTFHRVVKNFMIQGGDFSEGNGKGGESIYGGYFKDENFILKHDRAFLLSMANRGKHTNGSQFFITTKPAPHLDGVHVVFGLVISGFEVIEQIENLKTDAASRPYADVRVIDCGVLATKSTKDVFEKKRKKPTHSEDSDSSSNSSSSSDSSSESEIEHERSRRRKHRRRPKVKHAKKRRKEASSSEEPRSKHIVSPKSHSERSDTNEKRSVDSNAKREKPVVRPEEIPPVPENRFLLRRDMPLVTVEPEPKIPDATPVVSDQKPSVSKSGRKIKGRGTIRYHTPPRSRSCSESDDDDSSETPPHWKEEMQRLRAYRPPSGEKWSKGDKLSDPCSSRWDERSLSQRSRSWSYNGYYSDLSTARHSDGHHKKRRKEKKVKHKKKAKKQKHCRRHKQTKKRRIIVPSDIESSKSSTRRMKFPCEREKISRSSSLSSHPSSKRDWSKSDKDDQSSSTHSSRDSYRSKSHSQSDSRGSSRSRTPSKSSSHSRSRSKSRSSSKSGPSRTASQSPRRAASQLSENKPVKVEPLRAPVPPSENLIVQQPVVAENIPVIPLSDSPPPSRWKPGQKPWKPSYERIQEMKAKTTHLLPTQSTYSSANMKDIGSSSSYHKREKNSESDRSAYSKYSDRSSESSPRSRSRSSRSRSYSRSYTRSRSLASSHSRSRSPSSRSHSRNKYSDRSPCSRSSSYSSVSSDAGRQAKRKFRSNVKKMTTSHKRRSSSSEKILCNKYAKGRDKSSCQRKYSESRSSVDSSSDSEHSSIQVTQSAQEKEKQIQKEMNTKQGKNRDGEKSKPEQECPRSKKRTLKENLSDHFRNGGKPRRKNYAGSKWDSESNSEREVTKNSKKNSRPSSDKEEGEATSDSESEVGEIHIKAKPTTKSSANTSLPDDNGARKSSQRSSTSESEGPCCNSENPRGKPRKHKHGAKENLKREHTKKVKEKMKGKKDKKHKAPKRKQAFHWQPPLEFGEEEEEEVNEKQVTQEPQEKKQVSEHSETTKENVPQTEKPSEDGSLSDKQNTGTISSDTEHPANDDRKLSVSPTPLSTEENVASPPPSSQHIEESVPSRVEDMFPADDNMEICTPDRSSPAKLEGASPLGNSRLDTPEADVVKQELQPERPEAEVGKQESGVSQSPREGEVGKADSSSAGLARAAESTVRREEAEKGQISLLDNKWRPLQGVGNLAAPTAATSSAVEAKALTAAPEMKPQGLRIEIKSKNKVRPGSLFDEVRKTARLNRRPRNQESSSDEQTPSRDGDSQSRSPSRSRSKSETKSRHRTRSVSYSHSRSRSRSSTSSYRSRSYSRSRSRGWYSRGHTRSRSSSSRSYKSHRTSSRSRSRSSSYDPHSRSRSYTYDSYYSRSRSRSRSQRSDSYHRGRSYNRRSRSCRSYGSDSESDRSYSHHRSPSESSRYS; encoded by the exons ttGGTCGCATTATGTTTCAGCTCTTCTCAGACATCTGTCCAAAAACGTGCAAGAATTTCCTTTGCCTGTGCTCAG ggGAGAAAGGCCTTGGGAAAACAACTGGGAAGAAGTTATGTTATAAAGGTTCTACATTCCATCGTGTGGTTAAAAACTTCATGATTCAGGGTGGGGACTTCAGTGAAG GTAATGGAAAAGGTGGAGAATCAATTTATGGTGGATATTTTAAAG ATGAAAACTTTATTCTCAAACATGACAGAGCGTTCCTTTTGTCAATGGCAAATCGAGGGAAACATACCAATGGTTCTCAGTTTTTCAT TACTACAAAACCAGCTCCGCACCTGGATGG GGTGCATGTTGTCTTTGGACTAGTTATTTCTGGTTTTGAAGTAATCGAACAAATTGAAAATCTGAAAACTGATGCTGCAAGCAGACCTTATGCAGATGTGCGAGTTATTGACTGTGGGGTGCTTGCCACGAAATCAACAAAAGATG tttttgagaagaaaaggaagaaaccaaCTCATTCAGAAGACTCGGATTCCTCTTCcaattcctcttcctcttccgaCTCATCTTCAGAAAGTGAGATTGAACATGAGAGAAGCAGAAGGAGGAAGCACAGGAGGAGGCCAAAAGTTAAACATGCTAAGAAGAGACGGAAGGAGGCGAGCAGCTCAGAAGAGCCGAGAAGTAAACACATAGTAAGCCCAAAAAG TCACTCTGAGAGAAGTGATACCAATGAAAAAAGGTCAGTGGATTCAAATGCTAAAAGGGAGAAGCCTGTAGTTCGTCCAGAAGAGATACCCCCAGTGCCTGAGAACCGATTTTTACTGAGAAGAGATATGCCTCTTGTCACGGTGGAGCCTGAACC GAAGATTCCGGATGCTACCCCCGTTGTAAGCGATCAGAAACCATCTGTATCAAAGTCTGGACGGAAGATTAAAGGAAGGGGCACAATT CGCTATCACACACCTCCAAGATCAAGATCCTGTTCTGAGTCCGACGACGATGACAGCAGTGAGACACCGCCTCACTGGAAAGAGGAAATGCAGAGGCTGAGAGCGTACAGACCACCTAGCGGAGAGAAATGGAGTAAAGGAGACAA GTTAAGTGACCCATGTTCAAGCCGATGGGATGAAAGAAGCTTGTCCCAAAGATCAAGATCATGGTCTTATAATGGATATTATTCTGACCTTAGTACAGCAAGACACTCTGATGGTCACCATAAAAAacgcagaaaagagaaaaaagttaagcataaaaagaaagctaaaaagcAGAAACATTGCAGAAGACACAAACAGACTAAGAAGAGAAGGATTATCGTACCATCTGACATAGAATCCTCAAAATCTTCCACCCGAAGAATGAAATTTccttgtgagagagagaagatatcTCGTTCTTCCTCACTGTCCTCTCATCCCTCATCCAAGAGAGACTGGTCTAAATCTGATAAGGATGACCAGAGCTCTTCAACCCACTCCAGCAGAGACTCGTACAGATCCAAGTCTCATTCGCAGTCTGATTCTAGAGGAAGCTCCAGATCCAGGACCCCATCAAAATCCTCATCACATTCTCGAAGTAGATCCAAGTCTAGGTCTAGCTCCAAGTCAGGGCCCTCACGGACAGCATCACAATCCCCAAGAAGAGCAGCCTCTCAGCTGAGTGAAAATAAACCAGTTAAAGTAGAACCTTTAAGAGCACCAGTGCCACCAAGTGAAAACCTCATAGTACAGCAGCCAGTGGTGGCGGAAAATATCCCTGTAATCCCACTGAGTGACAGCCCCCCTCCTTCAAGGTGGAAGCCTGGACAGAAGCCCTGGAAGCCCTCTTACGAGAGGATTCAGGAGATGAAAGCAAAAACAACCCACTTGCTGCCCACCCAGAGCACTTACAGTTCAGCAAATATGAAAGACATTGGGAGTTCGTCATCCtaccataaaagagaaaaaaattctgaaagtgaTCGGAGTGCTTATTCAAAATACAGTGATAGAAGCTCAGAAAGCTCCCCGAGGTCCAGGAGCAGATCATCCAGGAGTAGATCTTACTCTAGATCGTACACACGGTCACGAAGTTTAGCTAGTTCCCATTCGAGGTCTAGGTCTCCTTCATCTAGATCTCATTCACGAAATAAATACAGTGACCGCTCACCGTGCAGTAGGTCATCATCATACTCTTCTGTTAGCAGTGATGCTGGAAGACAAGCCAAGAGAAAATTTAGATCCAATGTGAAAAAAATGACTACTTCACATAAAAGGCGCAGCAGCAGCTCTGAAAAGATACTTTGCAATAAATATGCCAAAGGCAGAGACAAGTCTTCATGTCAGAGAAAGTACAGTGAGAGCAGGTCATCTGTAGATTCTTCTTCAGACAGTGAACATTCAAGTATTCAGGTTACACAGTCAGCCcaggaaaaagagaagcaaatcCAGAAGGAAATGAATACTAAGCAAGggaagaacagagatggagagaaatcCAAGCCTGAACAGGAATGTCCTCGttcaaaaaaaagaactttgaaagaGAATCTTTCTGATCACTTTAGAAATGGCGGTAAGCCCAGAAGGAAGAATTATGCTGGGAGTAAGTGGGACTCCGAGTCAAATTCTGAGCGGGAGGTAactaaaaacagtaaaaagaattCCCGGCCATCTTCTGATAAAGAGGAAGGTGAGGCCACATCAGATTCTGAATCTGAGGTTGGTGAAATTCACATCAAAGCCAAACCCACAACAAAGTCTTCAGCCAATACTTCACTGCCTGATGATAATGGTGCTCGGAAGTCAAGCCAGCGGTCGTCCACCTCTGAGTCTGAGGGGCCCTGTTGCAACTCAGAAAACCCTAGAGGAAAGCCACGGAAGCACAAACATGGGGCAAAGGAAAACCTTAAAAGGGAACACAccaaaaaagtgaaagagaaaatgaaagggaaaaaggacaaaaagcaCAAGGCTCCGAAACGAAAACAAGCATTTCACTGGCAGCCACCGCTAGAATTtggtgaagaggaggaggaggaggttaatgAAAAGCAAGTTACTCAGGAGCCacaagagaaaaaacaagtttCTGAACACAGTGAAACCACAAAGGAAAACGTGCCCCAGACGGAGAAGCCCAGTGAGGACGGCAGCCTTTCAGATAAACAGAATACAGGAACGATTTCCTCAGACACTGAGCACCCTGCTAACGATGATAGGAAGCTCAGCGTTTCTCCCACACCTTTAAGTACTGAGGAAAACGTCGCCAGCCCTCCCCCAAGCAGTCAGCATATTGAAGAAAGTGTCCCAAGCCGAGTGGAGGACATGTTTCCAGCAGATGACAATATGGAGATTTGCACTCCTGATAGGAGTTCCCCAGCCAAGTTGGAGGGGGCATCCCCGCTAGGAAACTCAAGGCTCGACACCCCAGAGGCAGATGTTGTAAAGCAGGAATTGCAGCCAGAGCGtcctgaggcagaggtggggaAACAGGAGAGTGGCGTGTCTCAGAGCCCCAGGGAGGGGGAGGTCGGGAAAGCGGACAGCAGCTCTGCtggcctggccagggctgcagaaagcacagtgaggagggaggaggccGAAAAGGGCCAGATCAGCCTCCTGGATAATAAGTGGAGACCCCTGCAGGGCGTGGGGAACCTCGCAGCACCGACTGCTGCCACTTCCAGTGCCGTGGAAGCGAAAGCGTTGACCGCTGCGCCTGAAATGAAACCACAAGGCTTGAgaatagaaattaaaagcaaaaataaagtccGGCCTGGGTCTCTCTTTGATGAAGTAAGAAAGACAGCACGCTTAAACCGGAGGCCAAGAAATCAGGAGAGTTCAAGTGATGAGCAGACACCCAGTCGGGATGGTGATAGCCAGTCCAGGAGTCCAAGTCGATCTCGAAGTAAATCTGAAACCAAATCAAGACACAGAACAAGGTCTGTCTCCTACAGTCACTCAAGAAGTCGATCGCGGAGTTCCACATCGTCTTATCG ATCAAGAAGCTACTCTAGAAGCCGGAGCAGAGGGTGGTACAGCAGAGGCCACACAAGAAGCCGGAGCAGCTCCTCCCGCAGCTACAAAAGTCACAG
- the NKTR gene encoding NK-tumor recognition protein isoform X1: protein MGAQDRPQCHFDIEINREPVGRIMFQLFSDICPKTCKNFLCLCSGEKGLGKTTGKKLCYKGSTFHRVVKNFMIQGGDFSEGNGKGGESIYGGYFKDENFILKHDRAFLLSMANRGKHTNGSQFFITTKPAPHLDGVHVVFGLVISGFEVIEQIENLKTDAASRPYADVRVIDCGVLATKSTKDVFEKKRKKPTHSEDSDSSSNSSSSSDSSSESEIEHERSRRRKHRRRPKVKHAKKRRKEASSSEEPRSKHIVSPKSHSERSDTNEKRSVDSNAKREKPVVRPEEIPPVPENRFLLRRDMPLVTVEPEPKIPDATPVVSDQKPSVSKSGRKIKGRGTIRYHTPPRSRSCSESDDDDSSETPPHWKEEMQRLRAYRPPSGEKWSKGDKLSDPCSSRWDERSLSQRSRSWSYNGYYSDLSTARHSDGHHKKRRKEKKVKHKKKAKKQKHCRRHKQTKKRRIIVPSDIESSKSSTRRMKFPCEREKISRSSSLSSHPSSKRDWSKSDKDDQSSSTHSSRDSYRSKSHSQSDSRGSSRSRTPSKSSSHSRSRSKSRSSSKSGPSRTASQSPRRAASQLSENKPVKVEPLRAPVPPSENLIVQQPVVAENIPVIPLSDSPPPSRWKPGQKPWKPSYERIQEMKAKTTHLLPTQSTYSSANMKDIGSSSSYHKREKNSESDRSAYSKYSDRSSESSPRSRSRSSRSRSYSRSYTRSRSLASSHSRSRSPSSRSHSRNKYSDRSPCSRSSSYSSVSSDAGRQAKRKFRSNVKKMTTSHKRRSSSSEKILCNKYAKGRDKSSCQRKYSESRSSVDSSSDSEHSSIQVTQSAQEKEKQIQKEMNTKQGKNRDGEKSKPEQECPRSKKRTLKENLSDHFRNGGKPRRKNYAGSKWDSESNSEREVTKNSKKNSRPSSDKEEGEATSDSESEVGEIHIKAKPTTKSSANTSLPDDNGARKSSQRSSTSESEGPCCNSENPRGKPRKHKHGAKENLKREHTKKVKEKMKGKKDKKHKAPKRKQAFHWQPPLEFGEEEEEEVNEKQVTQEPQEKKQVSEHSETTKENVPQTEKPSEDGSLSDKQNTGTISSDTEHPANDDRKLSVSPTPLSTEENVASPPPSSQHIEESVPSRVEDMFPADDNMEICTPDRSSPAKLEGASPLGNSRLDTPEADVVKQELQPERPEAEVGKQESGVSQSPREGEVGKADSSSAGLARAAESTVRREEAEKGQISLLDNKWRPLQGVGNLAAPTAATSSAVEAKALTAAPEMKPQGLRIEIKSKNKVRPGSLFDEVRKTARLNRRPRNQESSSDEQTPSRDGDSQSRSPSRSRSKSETKSRHRTRSVSYSHSRSRSRSSTSSYRSRSYSRSRSRGWYSRGHTRSRSSSSRSYKSHRTSSRSRSRSSSYDPHSRSSRSYTYDSYYSRSRSRSRSQRSDSYHRGRSYNRRSRSCRSYGSDSESDRSYSHHRSPSESSRYS from the exons ttGGTCGCATTATGTTTCAGCTCTTCTCAGACATCTGTCCAAAAACGTGCAAGAATTTCCTTTGCCTGTGCTCAG ggGAGAAAGGCCTTGGGAAAACAACTGGGAAGAAGTTATGTTATAAAGGTTCTACATTCCATCGTGTGGTTAAAAACTTCATGATTCAGGGTGGGGACTTCAGTGAAG GTAATGGAAAAGGTGGAGAATCAATTTATGGTGGATATTTTAAAG ATGAAAACTTTATTCTCAAACATGACAGAGCGTTCCTTTTGTCAATGGCAAATCGAGGGAAACATACCAATGGTTCTCAGTTTTTCAT TACTACAAAACCAGCTCCGCACCTGGATGG GGTGCATGTTGTCTTTGGACTAGTTATTTCTGGTTTTGAAGTAATCGAACAAATTGAAAATCTGAAAACTGATGCTGCAAGCAGACCTTATGCAGATGTGCGAGTTATTGACTGTGGGGTGCTTGCCACGAAATCAACAAAAGATG tttttgagaagaaaaggaagaaaccaaCTCATTCAGAAGACTCGGATTCCTCTTCcaattcctcttcctcttccgaCTCATCTTCAGAAAGTGAGATTGAACATGAGAGAAGCAGAAGGAGGAAGCACAGGAGGAGGCCAAAAGTTAAACATGCTAAGAAGAGACGGAAGGAGGCGAGCAGCTCAGAAGAGCCGAGAAGTAAACACATAGTAAGCCCAAAAAG TCACTCTGAGAGAAGTGATACCAATGAAAAAAGGTCAGTGGATTCAAATGCTAAAAGGGAGAAGCCTGTAGTTCGTCCAGAAGAGATACCCCCAGTGCCTGAGAACCGATTTTTACTGAGAAGAGATATGCCTCTTGTCACGGTGGAGCCTGAACC GAAGATTCCGGATGCTACCCCCGTTGTAAGCGATCAGAAACCATCTGTATCAAAGTCTGGACGGAAGATTAAAGGAAGGGGCACAATT CGCTATCACACACCTCCAAGATCAAGATCCTGTTCTGAGTCCGACGACGATGACAGCAGTGAGACACCGCCTCACTGGAAAGAGGAAATGCAGAGGCTGAGAGCGTACAGACCACCTAGCGGAGAGAAATGGAGTAAAGGAGACAA GTTAAGTGACCCATGTTCAAGCCGATGGGATGAAAGAAGCTTGTCCCAAAGATCAAGATCATGGTCTTATAATGGATATTATTCTGACCTTAGTACAGCAAGACACTCTGATGGTCACCATAAAAAacgcagaaaagagaaaaaagttaagcataaaaagaaagctaaaaagcAGAAACATTGCAGAAGACACAAACAGACTAAGAAGAGAAGGATTATCGTACCATCTGACATAGAATCCTCAAAATCTTCCACCCGAAGAATGAAATTTccttgtgagagagagaagatatcTCGTTCTTCCTCACTGTCCTCTCATCCCTCATCCAAGAGAGACTGGTCTAAATCTGATAAGGATGACCAGAGCTCTTCAACCCACTCCAGCAGAGACTCGTACAGATCCAAGTCTCATTCGCAGTCTGATTCTAGAGGAAGCTCCAGATCCAGGACCCCATCAAAATCCTCATCACATTCTCGAAGTAGATCCAAGTCTAGGTCTAGCTCCAAGTCAGGGCCCTCACGGACAGCATCACAATCCCCAAGAAGAGCAGCCTCTCAGCTGAGTGAAAATAAACCAGTTAAAGTAGAACCTTTAAGAGCACCAGTGCCACCAAGTGAAAACCTCATAGTACAGCAGCCAGTGGTGGCGGAAAATATCCCTGTAATCCCACTGAGTGACAGCCCCCCTCCTTCAAGGTGGAAGCCTGGACAGAAGCCCTGGAAGCCCTCTTACGAGAGGATTCAGGAGATGAAAGCAAAAACAACCCACTTGCTGCCCACCCAGAGCACTTACAGTTCAGCAAATATGAAAGACATTGGGAGTTCGTCATCCtaccataaaagagaaaaaaattctgaaagtgaTCGGAGTGCTTATTCAAAATACAGTGATAGAAGCTCAGAAAGCTCCCCGAGGTCCAGGAGCAGATCATCCAGGAGTAGATCTTACTCTAGATCGTACACACGGTCACGAAGTTTAGCTAGTTCCCATTCGAGGTCTAGGTCTCCTTCATCTAGATCTCATTCACGAAATAAATACAGTGACCGCTCACCGTGCAGTAGGTCATCATCATACTCTTCTGTTAGCAGTGATGCTGGAAGACAAGCCAAGAGAAAATTTAGATCCAATGTGAAAAAAATGACTACTTCACATAAAAGGCGCAGCAGCAGCTCTGAAAAGATACTTTGCAATAAATATGCCAAAGGCAGAGACAAGTCTTCATGTCAGAGAAAGTACAGTGAGAGCAGGTCATCTGTAGATTCTTCTTCAGACAGTGAACATTCAAGTATTCAGGTTACACAGTCAGCCcaggaaaaagagaagcaaatcCAGAAGGAAATGAATACTAAGCAAGggaagaacagagatggagagaaatcCAAGCCTGAACAGGAATGTCCTCGttcaaaaaaaagaactttgaaagaGAATCTTTCTGATCACTTTAGAAATGGCGGTAAGCCCAGAAGGAAGAATTATGCTGGGAGTAAGTGGGACTCCGAGTCAAATTCTGAGCGGGAGGTAactaaaaacagtaaaaagaattCCCGGCCATCTTCTGATAAAGAGGAAGGTGAGGCCACATCAGATTCTGAATCTGAGGTTGGTGAAATTCACATCAAAGCCAAACCCACAACAAAGTCTTCAGCCAATACTTCACTGCCTGATGATAATGGTGCTCGGAAGTCAAGCCAGCGGTCGTCCACCTCTGAGTCTGAGGGGCCCTGTTGCAACTCAGAAAACCCTAGAGGAAAGCCACGGAAGCACAAACATGGGGCAAAGGAAAACCTTAAAAGGGAACACAccaaaaaagtgaaagagaaaatgaaagggaaaaaggacaaaaagcaCAAGGCTCCGAAACGAAAACAAGCATTTCACTGGCAGCCACCGCTAGAATTtggtgaagaggaggaggaggaggttaatgAAAAGCAAGTTACTCAGGAGCCacaagagaaaaaacaagtttCTGAACACAGTGAAACCACAAAGGAAAACGTGCCCCAGACGGAGAAGCCCAGTGAGGACGGCAGCCTTTCAGATAAACAGAATACAGGAACGATTTCCTCAGACACTGAGCACCCTGCTAACGATGATAGGAAGCTCAGCGTTTCTCCCACACCTTTAAGTACTGAGGAAAACGTCGCCAGCCCTCCCCCAAGCAGTCAGCATATTGAAGAAAGTGTCCCAAGCCGAGTGGAGGACATGTTTCCAGCAGATGACAATATGGAGATTTGCACTCCTGATAGGAGTTCCCCAGCCAAGTTGGAGGGGGCATCCCCGCTAGGAAACTCAAGGCTCGACACCCCAGAGGCAGATGTTGTAAAGCAGGAATTGCAGCCAGAGCGtcctgaggcagaggtggggaAACAGGAGAGTGGCGTGTCTCAGAGCCCCAGGGAGGGGGAGGTCGGGAAAGCGGACAGCAGCTCTGCtggcctggccagggctgcagaaagcacagtgaggagggaggaggccGAAAAGGGCCAGATCAGCCTCCTGGATAATAAGTGGAGACCCCTGCAGGGCGTGGGGAACCTCGCAGCACCGACTGCTGCCACTTCCAGTGCCGTGGAAGCGAAAGCGTTGACCGCTGCGCCTGAAATGAAACCACAAGGCTTGAgaatagaaattaaaagcaaaaataaagtccGGCCTGGGTCTCTCTTTGATGAAGTAAGAAAGACAGCACGCTTAAACCGGAGGCCAAGAAATCAGGAGAGTTCAAGTGATGAGCAGACACCCAGTCGGGATGGTGATAGCCAGTCCAGGAGTCCAAGTCGATCTCGAAGTAAATCTGAAACCAAATCAAGACACAGAACAAGGTCTGTCTCCTACAGTCACTCAAGAAGTCGATCGCGGAGTTCCACATCGTCTTATCG ATCAAGAAGCTACTCTAGAAGCCGGAGCAGAGGGTGGTACAGCAGAGGCCACACAAGAAGCCGGAGCAGCTCCTCCCGCAGCTACAAAAGTCACAG